TTGCCCGAAATCCTCGTAGGTTTTTCTTTTTTTTCACGCTGTCAGTCATTTTCGGTCCCCTCACTTGTACTGCGCCTTAATGCGCGGATCGACGTACGCATAGAGCAAGTCGACCAATAAATTGACTAAGCTAACCGAAAATGCGATAAACAGCACCCCGCCTTGGACTGTCGGATAGTCCCGCATCTTGATCGAATCGACCATCAGCCGGCCGACGCCAGGTATGGAGAAAATTGATTCGGTTAAAAGCGCACCACCCAGCAGGTTGCCAAACTGCAAGCCAGCAACGGTAATGATAGGAATCAACGCATTTGGAAGCGCGTGGCTCCAAATGACGCGAGACTCCTTCTGTCCCTTGGCGCGAGCAGTGCGAATGTAGTCCTGACGGATAACCTCCAACATTGAGGACCGGGTCATTCGGGTAAGAATTGCTAAAGAGCCAAACGCCAGTGAGAGCGACGGCAATATCATCGCTGAAAACGTGCTGAACCCGGAAGAAGGGAACCACCCCAGTTGAACTGAAAAAAACAGAATCAACAACAGCCCCAGCCAAAAGGAGGGCATAGAGATACCGATTAAAGCAAACACCAGCACGACCGAGTCAAGAAAAGAATATTGCTTAATCGCCGATACTATCCCTAAAGGAATTCCGATCAACACTGAAAAAAGGGTTGCAAGCCCTGCCAGAAGGCAGGTGTTTGGAAATGCAGAAAGGACGTCTGCGAGAACGGCATGCTTGGTAATATACGAAGTACCAATATCTTGATTGAAAACAGCGTTATAGAGGTATCGTCCAAACTGAACAAAAAAAGGATCATTCAGTCCCTGAGCAGCTCTGAACTGCGTTAATGCCTCCTCACTTGCCTGCTCACCTAAAATCAATTTCGCCGGATCCCCTGGCGTCAAATACAGCATCGTGAAAATCACGAAGGCAACGCCTACCAATACCGGCACCATCGAAAACAACCGTTTAAATATGTATCGATGCATGCTCCAGTCTCCTCCTTACCCTCTCGATAGCCCTCTTTTGCGTCTCCTGACACAACGTTACCCGATTAAACCGCCACCGTCATTATTATCAAAAAACATATAACAGCTATTTTTTGATTGATAAACACTAAACGCCCTCGGAAAATCCGCCGTGATACTTTTATAACAATAATAACGCGATATTTTTAGCTTTTAGAGACAAAAAACATGGCCGCCTGTCAGTCAGGCGGCCATGAGTGTAGCGTTTTTTGGATTTTTTTACGGCTATTTCCTATGATTTTCATCAAATATGTTCATTCGGTACATCTTGAACGCTATCCCGAGCGAGAGCCTTTTGTCGCTGTCATTCAAGTCGGCGCGGAGAAGCTCTCTGATTTTGTCGTACCGATACCGCAGCGTGTTGTAGTGAATCGAAAGGTCATCAGCCGCCTGTTTGAGCTGCCAATTGCTCTTGATGACCGCTTCCAGCGTGATGAGCAGGTCGCTGTTGTGCTCTTTGTCGTGCTGAATCAGAGGCTGAAGCTGCTCTTCACAGAAGTTTTTCGCGTCCGGCGTGTTGCAGATCGGCGCGATGAAGGAGAAAATGCCCAGTTCGTCCCAGTCAATGATGTGGTTGCCGCACTTGAGGCTGCGAACAATTTCTAGGGCTTTTTTCGCTTCGGTGTAGCTTTCGTGAGCGAGAAAGGCGCTCTCTTTGAACCGTCCTGTGGCTATTGTGACTGTGGCCTCGGTTCGCTTGGCGATTTGCTCCTGAATTTTGAGAAGGTCTTCGCGCCCAATATGCCGGCTCGGCGGTTCGGGGGAGAAGTCCAAGAAGACGATCGCGTCGCTCATGGTGCTGTAAGGCATTTTCGAGTAAACCCGCCGTATGCCTTCGACGGCAATGGAAGAGACCATTTGACGCCGCTCTTCAAGCTGAGCATACGGCGTTTCACTGCCGTCAGGCCGGCGTTTTTCCGGGTCAATCTGGACGACGATTGCCCGCACCCACCCGGACAGATCCCAGCCGAACCGGTGGGCCCGCCGGGTAAGATCCCGTTCGTGTTTGACGTTGTTTAAGATCAGGTCCTGCACAAATTCGTTCCGGTAGCGATATTCCACTTCCCGGCTGGCGATATCCCGCTGAACGAGCAGCATCAGAGCCGTCGCGGCGTGCTGAGCCGCCGTCTGCAGCTGTCTGTCCTGCTTCTGTTCTCCCGGTGCGGAGTTCAGAAACAGATAGCCGTAGACGTTGTCGCCGGACTGAATTTTTCGGCACAGGTATTTGTCCTGCAGCTCCCTCAGGGCAAGCCCAAAGACGTCCTCCCGAAATGCCTCGTTTTTCGCCGAGCAGTAGCGCTCCCGGGACGGAAGGCTGAAAAACGCGACGTCCTCCCGTGAGAACAGCTGCAGGTTGTAAAGCACCTGATCAATGCCGCCGCCTTCAACCAATAAGTCGGAAAACGATCGAAGAACCATTTCTGAAAAGCGAATATCACCGGCCTGTTCGTTGATGATCCGGCTCAAAATCGGCGTGATGACGTCGGTAAAGGCCAGCTGAATGGGAATTTCCAGTATGGCGAGCCCTATTTTGTCTGCCGTGTCCTTGACTTGTTCCGGCAACTGCCCGATGAAGCGGCCGAGTTTGACGCCGAGCGCAGCCGCTCCGGCGGCATTGAGGTCGTTCACCAGCGAAAGCAGCTGTTCCGGGTTTTCTCTGGCGAGATACGCAGAGGTGAGCACCAATTCACCGCCGTGAAGCCAGCGGCTGATGTCCGGCGCTTCCATGACGTTGACGTTCCTGACCGGGCGTTCAAGCCCGCTTGCGCCTGCCAGCAGGCGTATTCCCTCAAGTTCGGACATGTCGAGCAAGTCCCGAACGACTAGCGGCATGCGAAACCTCTCCTTCCCCTTATCCTCCCGCTTCCGGCAGGCCTTACTTTTCCAAGTTCATCAGGTACTGCAGGCAGGTGCGGACGCCGAACGACGAGGCCCCGGCGCTGTAGCAGTCAAACGCGCTTTCGTAATAGTCGACGCTGGCGATGTCCAAGTGAATCCAGCTGGTTCCCGGCACGACGAATTCCCGAAGGAACATGCCGGCGGTGATGGCGCCGCCGCCCGGGCCGGCAGAGTTTTTCACGTCCGCGAAGGGCGTAGAAATTTTCTCTTTGAGCTTGTCGTCGTCCAACGGGAAGTAATGGAACCGTTCGCCGACTGCCTTGCCCGCGTCAATAATGGCTTGAGCCAGAGCGGCGTCGTCTCCCAGAGCCCCGGCCGTGTAGCCACCCAGAGCCGTTCCGATCGCGCCGGTGAGCGTGGCCATGTCAATAAGGGCGTCGGGCTTCAGCTCGCAGGCGTAGGCCAGAGCGTCGGCGAGCGTCAGCCGGCCTTCGGCGTCGGTGTTTTTCACTTCAATGGTCTTGCCGTTTTTGGCTCGGATGATGTCGTCTACCCGGTAGGCGTCGCCGTCGGGCATGTTCTCCACCGCGCCAAAGATCCCGTGAACTTCCAGCGAAGGACGAAGGGCTGCAACGGCTTCCATGATGCCCAGCACGTTGCACGCGCCAGTTTTGTCCCCTTTCATGGTGATCATGCCGTCTCGGGTCTTGATGCTCAGCCCGCCGCTGTCAAAGGTGACCGACTTGCCGACAAAGACGACTCGCTTGGGGTTTTCGATGCCTTGAGGCCGGTAGACCATGTGGACGAACCGAGGCCGTTTGGCCGAGCCGCGGCCAACGGCAAACAGGGCTTCCATGCCCATTTCGTGAATTTGCCCTTCGTCGTACACGGTGCATTCCAGTCCGCCGGCGCGGGCGACTTCCTGCGCGCAGTGGGCCATTTCGGCCGGCCCGATGACGTTGCCCGGCTCGTTGGCCAAGCTTCTGGAACGAATCTGGCCGCCGGCAAACGCTCCCGCTCGCTTCAGCCCAATCTCGGTTCCGTCGAGGAAGACTTCTTCCGGTCCGGCGTATTTGGGCCGGGCGGTCCGATATTTGTCAAAACAGTAGTCGCCCAGAAGAATGCCTTCGGCGGCAGCCTGCGTCAGCCGATCGTCAAGGGCTTCGGGGAAGTAGAGCCGGATGGCCTTGATTCCCCGACCGTCCAGTTCCCGCTGCAGGTTTGCGCAGCCGTTCCGCAGGGCCCGCGCCAAACACCCTTCGGCCGGGAGCTCGGCTAAAATCACCCTAGGCGTTTTCTTATCCGCTGTTGGAATAAGGTGCCATCCGGCCTTTCCGGGCTCAAGTCCGGTCAGAGAACGAAGGGCCCGGCCGATTTCAAGAAGGCCGGCAGGAGCCTGCGGCTCCTTCTCTCCACGGTAAAAAAGGACTGGGACTGCGTCCGAACCGGCAGCTGCCGCTGAAACGACTTTTACTGTCATTGTTATCTCCTCCTGTCTAACGTCAACGGATGTTCTTTGTTACTTTACCACAAAATGGGACCGACAAGCTCAGAGAAATTCAACAGTTACCGAAAAACGACATTTTTTTATCTTAATCTCACGGAGTAATCTTGCACGGGTAAGTTGTTTATCGGATAATAGATCGCGTCAGGGGGTTCTACAGGGGGACACCCGACAGCTCTGGCTTGCCGGAGTTTATTTGACAAGGGAGGTATTGTGAATGTCCAAAAAGTTTTTTGCGTTGCTGGCTGGCATGTGCCTTTTCGCAGGCGCCGCTTGGGCAAAGGGCGATACACTGACCGTCGCGAACATCTACGACGCCAAGTCGCTTGACCCGGTGGCATCCAACGACGTGGCCTCGGCGGGTGTCTGCATCCACATCTATGACAACCTGCTGACGATCACCAACGACAACAAGCTCGTTCCTCAGCTGGCCACAAAGTGGGAGCAGATCGATCCCAAGACCTTCAAGTTCTACCTTCGTCAGGGCGTCAAGTTCCACAATGGCGAGCCGTTCACTGCCGACGACGTGGTTTACACGGTCAACCGGGCGAAGTCCGACGTGGGCGCCGCTATGAAGCAGTACACCGATCCTATCGACTCGGTCGAGAAGATCGATGACTACACGGTTGTGTTCCACCTCAAGTACCCCTACACGCCGTTCGTCATGACCCTGACCCACATGTGGGGCGGCATCGTCAACAAGAAGGCCGTCGAGGCGGCTGGCGACAGTTACGGCATGAACCCGGTCGGAACCGGCGCGTTCAAGTTCGTCTCTTGGGCGAAGAACGATCGGATCACCCTTGAGCGCAACGACGACTACTGGGGCGACAAGCCGGCATATAAGACGCTGGTCATGCGCTCGATTTCCGAGGACAACAGCCGGACCATCGCTCTTGAAAGCGGCGACGTTGACATCGCCTACCAGATCAGCCCGATGGACATTCAGAGAGTCGAAGAGAACCCGGACCTTGAGATTCACCGGGTCAACACCACGTCCATCACTTACTTGGGCATGAACTGCAGCAAGAAGCCTTTGGACGACGTCCGCGTCCGTCAGGCGATTTGGTACGCCCTTGACGTTCCGACGATTCACGATGCGGCTTGGCACGGCGTTGGTTCTATTCCGAAATCCGCCATTTCCCCCGAGATCCTGTACTCGGCCACTGACCTGCCCCAGTACACTCTGAACGTTGAGAAGGCGAAAGAGCTGCTGAAGGAAGCGGGAGTTCAGCTGCCTCTGCACATTGAGCTGTGGACCAACGAGCTGCAGCAGCGGCAGGATATGGCCCAGATGATTCAGGCTTACTTGAAGGCCGTCGACATCCAGGTTGACATCAAGGTTCTGGAGTGGGGCGCTTACCTCTCCGGCCTGACGGAAAAGAAGCACGACATGTTCATCCTTGGCTGGTCCGCCTCCGTGCCCGATCCTGACGTGGCAGTGTACGGCGTTCTGGCTTCCAAGGGACCTTCCAACTACACGTACTTCTCCGATCCGACTCTTGACGAGCTGCTTGAGAAGGGCCGCCAGCTGCCCAGCGGCGACGAGCGGCAGGCCACGTACCACAAGGCCCAGGAAGAGATTCACAAACAGGCTCCGTGGGTTTACCTGCACCTGTCCGAGGACGCCCAGGGCGCTCAGAAGTACGTGAAGAACTTCTTCCCCAGCCCGATCAGCTACACCAGACTGACCGGCGTTACCTTTGAAGAGTAGCGCTTCCTGATTCAGGCAGAACCACATTGTTCCCAGATGGAGCTCGCCGCTGTGAGGAGACCGAGCGGCGGGCTCCTTTTTTGAGAGCCCCTGCCGCCCGTCCATAGACTGGCGGCCAAGATTCAGCTGAGGGGTTGACCCGTCACACGAGGGGGATGTGAATGTACCGGTATATCTTTCGCAGAATTTTTGCCCTGATTCCGGTGATGGTCGGCGTGGCGTTCATTGTGTTCTCGCTGCTGTTCATCACCCCGGGCGATCCGGCCCGCATCGTTTTAGGAGACCAAGCGCCGCAGTCGGCTATCGAAGTGTTCCGCGCCAAACAAGGCCTGGACGATCCGTTTTTGATTCAGTTCGGACGGTATCTCTACAAGGCTGCGGTCAAGCAGGACTTGGGGATTTCGTACGTCACCAAGACCCCGGTCAGCAATACCATTCTCGCGGCTTTCCCCGCCACCGTGAAGCTGGCGGCTTTTTCCATGATCATCGCCGTGCTTATCGGCATTCCCTGCGGAATTATCTCCGCGATCAAGCAGTACTCTATCTTCGACACGATCACCATGGTGTTCGCCATGGTGGGGCTTTCTATGCCCGTTTTCTGGCTGGGCCTGCTGCTGATCCTCTTCTTCTCCGTCCGGCTCCGCTGGCTGCCGTCGTCAGGGTTCAACACGTTTAAGTCGATGATCCTGCCGTCCGTGTCGCTGTCCGCTCAGGCTATTTCGATGATTACCCGAATGACCCGGTCCTCCATGCTGGAGGTTATCCGTCAGGACTACATCCGCACCGCCCGCGCCAAGGGACAGAAAGAGTCGGTCATTATCTGGCATCACGCTCTGCCCAACGCCTTGATCCCGATCGTCACCATTACCGGGCTCCAGTTCGGCGGGCTTCTGGGCGGCGCCGTGCTCACCGAGTCGGTGTTCTCCGTCCCCGGCGTCGGCCGGCTGATGGTCGATTCCATCAAGATGCGCGACTACCCGATGGTTCAGGGCGGCGTGCTGTACGTCGCTCTGGCGTTCTGTTTGGTCAACCTGCTGGTCGACCTGCTGTACGCCTACATCGACCCGCGCATTAAGGCGCAGTACAAGTAGGGTGACGACGATGGCAAACAAGAAGAAGGTCCCGCCCCAACAGGGCATTGCCGGCGTCCTCTACCGCCTCAGCCGCTCCCCGCTGGCAGTCTTCGGGCTGCTGGTCGTGGCTGTCCTCATCTTTGCGGCTATTTTTGCCACTCAGATCGCCCCGTACGGTCAGGCAGATATGAACTTGGCGAACCGGTTCATGTTCCCTTCGTC
This is a stretch of genomic DNA from Jonquetella anthropi DSM 22815. It encodes these proteins:
- the nikB gene encoding nickel ABC transporter permease, whose product is MHRYIFKRLFSMVPVLVGVAFVIFTMLYLTPGDPAKLILGEQASEEALTQFRAAQGLNDPFFVQFGRYLYNAVFNQDIGTSYITKHAVLADVLSAFPNTCLLAGLATLFSVLIGIPLGIVSAIKQYSFLDSVVLVFALIGISMPSFWLGLLLILFFSVQLGWFPSSGFSTFSAMILPSLSLAFGSLAILTRMTRSSMLEVIRQDYIRTARAKGQKESRVIWSHALPNALIPIITVAGLQFGNLLGGALLTESIFSIPGVGRLMVDSIKMRDYPTVQGGVLFIAFSVSLVNLLVDLLYAYVDPRIKAQYK
- a CDS encoding PucR family transcriptional regulator; this translates as MPLVVRDLLDMSELEGIRLLAGASGLERPVRNVNVMEAPDISRWLHGGELVLTSAYLARENPEQLLSLVNDLNAAGAAALGVKLGRFIGQLPEQVKDTADKIGLAILEIPIQLAFTDVITPILSRIINEQAGDIRFSEMVLRSFSDLLVEGGGIDQVLYNLQLFSREDVAFFSLPSRERYCSAKNEAFREDVFGLALRELQDKYLCRKIQSGDNVYGYLFLNSAPGEQKQDRQLQTAAQHAATALMLLVQRDIASREVEYRYRNEFVQDLILNNVKHERDLTRRAHRFGWDLSGWVRAIVVQIDPEKRRPDGSETPYAQLEERRQMVSSIAVEGIRRVYSKMPYSTMSDAIVFLDFSPEPPSRHIGREDLLKIQEQIAKRTEATVTIATGRFKESAFLAHESYTEAKKALEIVRSLKCGNHIIDWDELGIFSFIAPICNTPDAKNFCEEQLQPLIQHDKEHNSDLLITLEAVIKSNWQLKQAADDLSIHYNTLRYRYDKIRELLRADLNDSDKRLSLGIAFKMYRMNIFDENHRK
- a CDS encoding leucyl aminopeptidase family protein, which encodes MTVKVVSAAAAGSDAVPVLFYRGEKEPQAPAGLLEIGRALRSLTGLEPGKAGWHLIPTADKKTPRVILAELPAEGCLARALRNGCANLQRELDGRGIKAIRLYFPEALDDRLTQAAAEGILLGDYCFDKYRTARPKYAGPEEVFLDGTEIGLKRAGAFAGGQIRSRSLANEPGNVIGPAEMAHCAQEVARAGGLECTVYDEGQIHEMGMEALFAVGRGSAKRPRFVHMVYRPQGIENPKRVVFVGKSVTFDSGGLSIKTRDGMITMKGDKTGACNVLGIMEAVAALRPSLEVHGIFGAVENMPDGDAYRVDDIIRAKNGKTIEVKNTDAEGRLTLADALAYACELKPDALIDMATLTGAIGTALGGYTAGALGDDAALAQAIIDAGKAVGERFHYFPLDDDKLKEKISTPFADVKNSAGPGGGAITAGMFLREFVVPGTSWIHLDIASVDYYESAFDCYSAGASSFGVRTCLQYLMNLEK
- a CDS encoding ABC transporter substrate-binding protein translates to MSKKFFALLAGMCLFAGAAWAKGDTLTVANIYDAKSLDPVASNDVASAGVCIHIYDNLLTITNDNKLVPQLATKWEQIDPKTFKFYLRQGVKFHNGEPFTADDVVYTVNRAKSDVGAAMKQYTDPIDSVEKIDDYTVVFHLKYPYTPFVMTLTHMWGGIVNKKAVEAAGDSYGMNPVGTGAFKFVSWAKNDRITLERNDDYWGDKPAYKTLVMRSISEDNSRTIALESGDVDIAYQISPMDIQRVEENPDLEIHRVNTTSITYLGMNCSKKPLDDVRVRQAIWYALDVPTIHDAAWHGVGSIPKSAISPEILYSATDLPQYTLNVEKAKELLKEAGVQLPLHIELWTNELQQRQDMAQMIQAYLKAVDIQVDIKVLEWGAYLSGLTEKKHDMFILGWSASVPDPDVAVYGVLASKGPSNYTYFSDPTLDELLEKGRQLPSGDERQATYHKAQEEIHKQAPWVYLHLSEDAQGAQKYVKNFFPSPISYTRLTGVTFEE
- the nikB gene encoding nickel ABC transporter permease; amino-acid sequence: MYRYIFRRIFALIPVMVGVAFIVFSLLFITPGDPARIVLGDQAPQSAIEVFRAKQGLDDPFLIQFGRYLYKAAVKQDLGISYVTKTPVSNTILAAFPATVKLAAFSMIIAVLIGIPCGIISAIKQYSIFDTITMVFAMVGLSMPVFWLGLLLILFFSVRLRWLPSSGFNTFKSMILPSVSLSAQAISMITRMTRSSMLEVIRQDYIRTARAKGQKESVIIWHHALPNALIPIVTITGLQFGGLLGGAVLTESVFSVPGVGRLMVDSIKMRDYPMVQGGVLYVALAFCLVNLLVDLLYAYIDPRIKAQYK